Proteins from one Hyperolius riggenbachi isolate aHypRig1 chromosome 2, aHypRig1.pri, whole genome shotgun sequence genomic window:
- the LOC137545173 gene encoding uncharacterized protein, translated as MSESQTSSYKTRSKVSRSTRSSSVSNAAAIARAEAEAAKARAAFAEQEMQLKLQQATLETERAKQQAALEKLSAQREAAAAIAKAEALEALIHPDDERHSRPASLDLAHQDPLQRTSDYVHRHSRMIDSFLSMEDAQRDLIDRSHQTQFTAQTENQNKPPASKPEVNIENELISEHLPPRPELQPAHNVPGTSPYTPNRYETFRPKRETTDRYDYTPLSHYGNTPPSFPAPAQTSMDIVKFLTRRELVAKGLVKFDDHPESYRAWRSSFKNTFKDVELSPSEEMDLLAKWLGTASAEHVKRIRSINIRNPAAGLKMVWDRLDECYGSVEAIENSLFKRIEDFPKIASKGLQKLRELSDLLMELQVAKSEGDLSGLAYFDTARGVNLIVQKLTPGLQNEWVKCGSNYKKKYHVSFPPFSVFVDFIHDQAKIRNDPSFDFALTCTSVPGLPSHKASVAVHKTELSSPDSPHRFAGSSQAANKVRDPGKQCPIHRRPHSLLKCRGFREKPIEERKAFLRENSICYKCCSSTTHFAKNCKVSENCKECDSTDHNTALHPGPAPWTLQHTHSTTEHGGEEGDTPTVTLEVTPQCTEVCKGTTGGRSCSKMCLVRVYPAEQRDKAVKMYAILDDQSNGSLAHPTFFDIFNVKGPSSPYSLRTCAGIVETAGRRASGFQIEAIDGSICLPLPTLIECNQIPDHRSEIPTPDVALHHAHLKRIAHLIPELDPQAKIILLLGRDILRIHKVRKQIDGSHDAPYAQKLDLGWVIIGEVCLGRVHKPDTVHSMFTSTLASGRPSLFQPCVNNFLIKELPCASHLPCPFTDVSSDNDACDSDQDHLGCRVFQRSKDDNRVALSIEDKQFLEIMERDFVKDSTNSWVAPLPFRTQRRRLPNNKVQVLKRFSSLRRNFQRKPEMREHFFSFMQKIFENNHAEIAPPLKGPEECWYLPIFGVYHPKKPGQIRVVFDSSAKFEGISLNDVLLTGPDLNNKLLGVLLRFRKDTVALIADIQQMFHCFLVKEKDRNFLRFLWFKDNDPSEDIIEYRMRVHIFGNSPSPAVAIYGLRRSAQEGEREYGSDTRQFVERDFYVDDCLKSLPSNDSAISLLKRAQDMLACSNLRLHKIASNSKEVMEAFPSEDHSNDLRDLDLGSETLPVQRSLGLLWDLKSDTFTFQVSKEEKPFTRRGVLSAINSLYDPLGFAAPVTIQGKALLRDLTRETTDWDVPLPPDKKNLWVEWRNSLAALSSLKVARTYAPVPSTDVQDHTLCVFSDASVKAISAVAYLRTIDIKGQCHIGFVMGKAKLAPQPEHTIPRLELCAAVLAVEMAELITSEIDIDLKKAEFYTDSKVVLGYIYNESRRFYVYVNNRVLRIRKSTSPEQWHYVSTDNNPADHATRAVAASHLKNTTWFTGPAFLCNSTPAVHQNNMFELVDEDSDTEIRPQVSALHTVTLFKSFESHRFKRFSTWKSLVRAITCLAHIARSFQRTNSNDAKKCKGWHHCQEVYTIAELQHSKNFIIRTVQQEIYTKEIACITNSKSIPKDSSLKKLDPFLDKYGLLRVGGRLKQASLEPDERNPLIIPGHHHVTRLIVQHYHIQVKHQGRLFTEGALHTAGLWIVGAKRCVSSIIFSCITCRKLRGMLQTQKMANLPADRLSMDPPFTNVGLDVFGPWSVTARQTRGGQANSKRWAVIFTCMTIRAVHIEVIESMDTSSFINALRRFIAIRGPVKHIRSDRGTNFIGAAKELQIFSNVDAKIVERYLSDQDCTWTFNPPHSSHMGGAWERMIGIARRILDSIFLQVGTARLTHESLVTFMAEVTAIINARPLTPVLSDPEEPFLLTPATLLTQKTGKVSPPPGEFSTKDMYKRQWKQVQCLADTFWDRWKKQYISTLQPRNKWQTVRPNLKPGDVVLLKDCQLQRNEWPLGLVTKTLPSEDGNVRKVEVKVCRQQETKLFLRPVCELILLLSPTE; from the coding sequence ATGTCAGAAAGCCAAACTTCTTCTTACAAGACAAGGTCTAAAGTCAGTCGCTCTACAAGATCCTCATCAGTCAGCAATGCGGCCGCCATTGCTCGCGCAGAAGCTGAAGCTGCAAAAGCACGTGCTGCCTTCGCAGAGCAAGAGATGCAGCTAAAGCTGCAACAAGCGACACTTGaaactgaaagggcaaaacagcaagcagcactaGAGAAGCTCTCAGCACAGAGGGAAGCTGCTGCAGCTATTGCCAAAGCAGAAGCCTTAGAAGCACTCATCCACCCAGACGACGAAAGACacagcaggccagccagccttGATCTCGCCCATCAGGATCCCCTGCAGCGCACTTCAGATTATGTCCATCGACATTCCAGAATGATCGACTCTTTCCTGTCAATGGAAGATGCTCAACGGGACCTCATCGACAGATCTCATCAAACTCAATTCACAGCCCAGACAGAAAACCAGAATAAGCCTCCAGCCAGCAAGCCAGAAGTCAATATAGAAAATGAACTGATTTCAGAGCACCTGCCACCACGTCCGGAACTTCAACCGGCACATAACGTTCCAGGAACTTCTCCTTACACGCCAAATAGGTATGAGACATTTCGACCAAAACGAGAGACTACTGACAGGTATGATTACACACCACTTTCTCACTATGGCAACACACCACCATCTTTCCCTGCTCCTGCTCAAACCAGCATGGACATTGTTAAGTTCCTCACACGGCGTGAGCTGGTTGCCAAGGGACTTGTGAAGTTTGATGATCACCCTGAGAGTTATAGGGCCTGGCGGTCCTCCTTTAAGAACACATTTAAAGATGTTGAACTGTCCCCTAGTGAGGAGATGGACCTCTTAGCTAAGTGGCTAGGGACTGCATCTGCTGAGCATGTAAAAAGAATCAGGTCCATTAACATAAGAAACCCAGCAGCTGGACTAAAAATGGTTTGGGACAGACTTGATGAATGTTATGGTTCAGTGGAGGCTATAGAAAActctttgtttaaaaggatagaAGATTTCCCTAAAATAGCTTCCAAAGGCTTGCAGAAACTCAGGGAACTTAGTGACTTGTTAATGGAACTTCAGGTAGCCAAATCTGAAGGTGATCTGTCAGGCCTTGCATATTTTGACACTGCCAGAGGTGTTAACCTCATAGTACAAAAGTTAACCCCTGGCTTACAAAATGAGTGGGTTAAATGTGGTTCTAACTATAAGAAAAAATACCATGTTTCATTTCCTCCATTTTCTGTGTTTGTAGACTTTATACATGATCAGGCTAAGATAAGAAATGATCCTAGTTTTGATTTTGCACTAACATGTACTTCTGTTCCAGGTCTTCCTTCACACAAAGCTTCAGTGGCAGTTCACAAGACTGAACTGTCTTCCCCAGACTCTCCCCACAGGTTTGCTGGCTCCTCCCAGGCAGCAAACAAAGTTAGAGACCCTGGTAAGCAGTGTCCTATACACAGAAGGCcacattctctgctgaaatgtaggGGGTTTAGAGAGAAACCCATTGAGGAACGTAAAGCCTTTCTTAGAGAGAATAGCATCTGTtacaagtgctgctcatccacCACTCACTTTGCCAAGAACTGCAAGGTTAGTGAAAATTGTAAAGAATGTgatagcacagatcacaacacagCACTACATCCTGGACCAGCTCCATGGACTTTACAACATACTCACAGCACAACCGAGCAtggcggggaggagggtgacactcctACAGTTACATTAGAGGTCACTCCACAGTGCACAGAGGTCTGCAAAGGAACCACAGGTGGAAGATCCTGCTCCAAAATGTGTCTAGTCCGAGTCTACCCAGCAGAACAAAGGGACAAAGCAGTCAAAATGTATGCCATTCTAGATGATCAAAGCAATGGGTCTCTAGCCCACCCAACCTTCTTTGATATATTCAATGTTAAAGGCCCCAGCTCTCCATACTCACTAAGGACTTGTGCAGGAATTGTGGAGACGGCGGGGAGAAGAGCATCTGGCTTCCAGATCGAAGCTATAGATGGAAGCATCTGCTTGCCCTTACCAACTCTAATAGAGTGCAACCAGATTCCTGATCATAGATCTGAAATTCCTACTCCAGATGTCGCATTACATCATGCACACTTGAAGCGTATAGCCCACCTGATCCCAGAACTTGATCCACAGGCTAAGATAATCTTGCTACTCGGGAGGGATATCCTACGAATCCATAAAGTGAGAAAACAAATAGATGGTTCCCATGATGCTCCTTATGCTCAGAAGCTAGACCTAGGATGGGTCATAATAGGAGAGGTCTGCCTAGGGCGTGTGCACAAGCCAGATACAGTTCATAGTATGTTCACAAGCACACTAGCAAGTGGGCGCCCCTCACTTTTCCAACCATGTGTCAACAACTTTCTCATAAAGGAGCTACCATGTGCCTCCCATCTACCTTGTCCCTTCACAGATGTCTCTAGTGACAATGATGCCTGTGACAGTGACCAAGACCACTTAGGATGCAGAGTCTTCCAGAGGTCAAAAGATGATAATCGGGTAGCATTATCTATTGAAGACAAGCAGTTCTTGGAAATAATGGAACGAGACTTTGTGAAGGACAGCACTAACAGTTGGGTTGCACCCCTTCCTTTCAGAACTCAGAGAAGACGCCTACCTAACAACAAAGTACAAGTGCTTAAACGTTTCTCTTCTCTCAGACGTAACTTCCAAAGAAAGCCAGAAATGAGAGAACACTTCTTTTCTTTCATGCAGAAAATATTTGagaacaatcatgcagagattGCCCCACCCCTTAAAGGTCCTGAAGAATGCTGGTACCTGCCAATTTTTGGAGTATATCATCCAAAGAAGCCAGGTCAGATCAGAGTAGTGTTTGACTCTAGCGCCAAATTTGAAGGCATCTCCCTAAACGATGTGCTGCTGACAGGCCCTGACCTGAATAACAAGCTACTGGGGGTACTTCTCCGTTTCCGCAAGGACACTGTCGCTCTGATTGCCGACATCCAACAGATGTTTCATTGCTTCCTTGTTAAGGAGAAGGATAGAAACTTCCTCAGATTCCTCTGGTTTAAAGACAATGACCCTTCAGAGGACATCATAGAGTACCGCATGAGAGTACACATCTTTGGGAACAGCCCCTCACCTGCAGTTGCTATCTATGGACTCAGACGTTCTGCtcaagaaggagagagagaatatGGGTCGGACACAAGACAGTTTGTAGAAAGAGACTTCTATGTAGATGACTGTTTGAAATCATTACCTTCTAATGACTCTGCAATCAGTCTCCTCAAAAGAGCCCAAGACATGCTTGCCTGCTCCAACTTGAGACTTCACAAGATTGCTTCAAACAGCAAAGAAGTTATGGAAGCCTTCCCTTCTGAAGATCATTCTAATGACCTAAGGGACTTGGATCTGGGGTCAGAAACTTTACCAGTCCAACGTAGCCTTGGACTTCTCTGGGACTTAAAATCTGACACCTTCACCTTTCAAGTTAGCAAGGAAGAAAAACCTTTTACTCGCAGAGGTGTCCTATCTGCAATCAACAGCCTATATGACCCTTTGGGATTtgcggctcctgtcactatccagGGTAAGGCCTTGCTCAGAGATTTAACCCGTGAAACTACTGACTGGGATGTTCCATTGCCTCCTGACAAGAAGAATCTGTGGGTGGAATGGAGAAACTCTCTAGCAGCTCTGTCTAGCCTTAAAGTTGCACGCACATATGCTCCTGTGCCATCTACAGACGTCCAAGATCATACactttgtgtattttctgatgcTTCAGTTAAAGCCATATCTGCTGTCGCTTATCTTAGAACCATAGACATTAAAGGACAATGCCACATTGGCTTTGTTATGGGCAAAGCAAAACTTGCACCACAGCCTGAGCACACGATACCCAGACTTGAACTTTGTGCAGCAGTCCTAGCTGTTGAAATGGCTGAGCTAATCACATCTGAGATTGACATTGACCTTAAAAAGGCTGAATTCTACACAGACAGCAAAGTAGTCTTAGGCTACATCTACAACGAGTCCAGACGATTCTATGTTTATGTCAACAACAGGGTGCTGCGGATTAGGAAATCCACCAGTCCAGAACAGTGGCATTATGTGTCCACTGACAACAATCCTGCGGACCACGCTACCAGAGCTGTTGCAGCAAGTCATCTCAAGAATACAACTTGGTTCACAGGTCCTGCATTCTTGTGTAATTCCACTCCAGCAGTTCACCAGAACAACATGTTTGAACTAGTGGATGAAGACTCAGACACTGAGATCCGTCCACAAGTGTCTGCACTTCACACAGTGACACTCTTCAAGTCCTTTGAATCTCATCGCTTCAAGAGATTCTCTACCTGGAAATCACTTGTTAGAGCCATTACCTGTCTAGCTCACATAGCCCGATCTTTTCAAAGAACCAATTCGAATGATGCTAAGAAGTGCAAAGGTTGGCACCACTGTCAAGAGGTATACACCATAGCAGAACTCCAGCACTCCAAGAACTTCATCATTCGCACTGTACAGCAGGAAATCTACACCAAAGAGATTGCCTGTATCACTAACAGCAAGTCTATCCCTAAAGACAGCTCTTTAAAGAAACTTGACCCATTCCTTGACAAGTACGGTCTACTGAGAGTAGGAGGTCGTCTTAAGCAAGCAAGTCTAGAGCCTGATGAAAGGAATCCTCTGATAATTCCCGGTCATCATCATGTTACAAGATTGATTGTACAACACTACCACATCCAAGTCAAGCACCAAGGAAGACTGTTTACAGAAGGAGCTTTACATACTGCTGGATTGTGGATAGTTGGGGCAAAGAGATGTGTGAGTAGCATCATCTTCAGTTGCATCACATGCCGTAAACTTCGTGGTATGCTACAAACACAGAAGATGGCTAATCTGCCTGCTGATAGGCTCAGTATGGATCCTCCTTTCACCAATGTTGGACTTGACGTATTTGGGCCTTGGTCCGTCACAGCACGTCAAACTAGAGGAGGTCAAGCAAACAGTAAACGCTGGGCAGTCATATTCACCTGTATGACCATCAGAGCTGTTCACATTGAAGTCATCGAATCTATGGATACTTCAAGCTTTATCAACGCCCTTAGACGGTTTATTGCAATCAGAGGTCCTGTGAAGCATATTCGATCTGACAGAGGCACCAATTTCATTGGAGCTGCTAAAGAACTACAGATCTTTTCCAATGTTGATGCCAAGATTGTGGAAAGATACCTGAGTGATCAGGACTGCACTTGGACTTTCAACCCACCTCACTCCTCTCACATGGGTGGAGCTTGGGAGAGGATGATCGGCATAGCCCGAAGAATCTTGGATTCCATCTTTCTACAAGTAGGAACTGCAAGGCTCACTCACGAGAGCCTGGTAACCTTCATGGCTGAAGTCACAGCTATCATCAATGCTAGACCTCTGACTCCAGTTCTTAGTGATCCAGAAGAACCATTCCTTCTCACTCCTGCAACCCTCCTTACCCAAAAGACTGGCAAAGTGAGTCCTCCTCCTGGTGAGTTCAGCACTAAAGACATGTACAAACGTCAATGGAAACAAGTGCAGTGCCTTGCTGACACATTTTGGGACAGATGGAAGAAACAATACATCTCTACTTTGCAACCACGGAACAAGTGGCAGACTGTAAGGCCCAACCTGAAACCCGGCGATGTTGTTCTTCTAAAAGACTGCCAATTGCAGAGAAATGAGTGGCCTCTAGGACTTGTCACCAAGACGTTACCAAGTGAGGATGGAAATGTCCGCAAAGTAGAAGTAAAGGTCTGCAGACAGCAAGAGACCAAGTTGTTTCTCAGACCAGTGTGTGAACTCATTCTCTTATTATCCCCTACTGAATGA